In a genomic window of Glycine max cultivar Williams 82 chromosome 13, Glycine_max_v4.0, whole genome shotgun sequence:
- the LOC100805995 gene encoding ras-related protein RABA1f produces the protein MGAYRADDDYDYLFKVVLIGDSGVGKSNLLSRFTRNEFSLESKSTIGVEFATRSIRVDDKVVKAQIWDTAGQERYRAITSAYYRGAVGALLVYDVTRHVTFENVERWLKELRDHTDANIVVMLVGNKADLRHLRAVSTEDARTFAERENTFFMETSALESLNVENAFTEVLTQIYHVVSKKALEIGDDPAALPKGQTINVGSRDDVSAVKKSGCCSA, from the exons atgggggCGTACAGAGCCGACGACGATTACGATTACTTGTTCAAGGTTGTTCTGATCGGCGACTCCGGCGTTGGCAAATCGAACCTTCTTTCTCGGTTCACACGAAACGAATTCAGCCTTGAATCCAAGTCCACCATTGGCGTTGAGTTCGCCACCAGAAGCATTCGCGTCGATGATAAGGTCGTCAAGGCGCAGATTTGGGACACTGCTGGTCAAGAACG GTACCGAGCTATTACAAGTGCATATTATCGAGGAGCTGTTGGTGCTTTACTAGTTTATGATGTTACACGTCATGTTACTTTTGAAAATGTGGAGAGATGGCTAAAAGAGCTGAGAGATCACACAGATGCCAACATTGTGGTGATGCTTGTAGGGAACAAAGCAGACCTGCGTCATCTGCGTGCAGTTTCCACCGAAGATGCTAGAACTTTCGCTGAGCGAGAGAACACATTTTTCATGGAAACATCTGCCCTCGAGTCCTTGAATGTTGAAAATGCCTTCACAGAAGTGCTGACCCAGATCTATCATGTTGTAAGCAAGAAGGCCCTTGAGATTGGAGACGATCCAGCAGCTTTGCCAAAAGGACAGACAATTAATGTTGGGTCCCGTGATGATGTATCAGCTGTGAAGAAATCTGGATGTTGTTCTGCTTGA
- the LOC100806521 gene encoding transcription factor VOZ1 isoform X2 produces MTLPILIEWLFSIAICFKLVFLNVFFFLNDGKGEALMVKPFLRVYTCLLLKIGIFLQRAVSAFTNCTFIQYFSTGLVSILDFILDCNKFPGLTVNQGQQQHDFPFVDECKHFTSSVQNVAANNPDGHDLEYHQFDLHQDYDHGFYTGFNGTGYCEEDAIPHISSYLPSICPPPSAFLGPKCALWDCPRPAQGLDWCQDYCSSFHAALALNEGPPGMAPVLRPGGIGLKDNLLFAALSAKAQGKDVGIPECEGAATAKSPWNAPELFDLSVLEGETIREWLFFDKPRRAFESGNRKQRSLPDYSGRGWHESRKQVMNEFGGLKRSYYMDPQPLNHFEWHLYEYEISKCDACALYRLELKLVDGKKNSKTKAANDSVADLQKQMGRLSAEFPHDNKRAAKGRAKINTKVGIGGGVYSASHRVTPLNGTYEYGLAAPYDYLVDNMGDYYGT; encoded by the exons ATGACTTTACCAATCCTAATTGAGTGGTTATTTTCTATAGCAATATGCTTTAAGCTAGTTTTTcttaatgtctttttttttttaaatgatggaAAAGGAGAGGCTCTGATGGTTAAGCCATTCCTTAGAGTTTATACTTGTTTGCTTTTAAAGATTGGCATATTTCTCCAAAGGGCAGTATCTGCTTTTACAAATTGTACTTTTATCCAGTATTTCAGTACTGGTCTGGTTTCAATATTGGATTTCATCTTAGATTGTAATAAGTTTCCTGGTTTAACTGTAAATCAGGGACAACAGCAACATGATTTCCCATTTGTTGATGAGTGCAAACACTTCACCTCAAGTGTTCAAAATGTGGCAGCTAACAACCCAGATGGACATGATTTAGAATATCATCAGTTTGATTTACATCAGGACTATGATCATGGCTTTTATACTGGTTTTAATGGTACAGGTTATTGTGAGGAGGATGCTATTCCTCATATATCTAGCTACCTACCAAGTATCTGCCCTCCTCCTTCTGCTTTCTTAGGCCCAAAATGTGCACTTTGGGACTGTCCAAGGCCTGCACAAGGGTTGGACTGGTGTCAAGATTATTGCAGTAGCTTTCATGCTGCCCTAGCTCTGAATGAAGGGCCACCAGGCATGGCCCCAGTTCTACGACCTGGGGGCATTGGGTTGAAGGATAATTTACTTTTTGCTGCTCTTAGTGCAAAGGCACAAGGAAAGGATGTTGGCATCCCAGAATGTGAGGGAGCTGCAACTGCAAAGTCTCCATGGAATGCACCTG AGCTCTTTGATCTGTCTGTTCTTGAAGGTGAGACTATTAGGGAGTGGCTCTTCTTTGATAAGCCTCGAAGAGCATTTGAGAGTGGAAACAGAAAGCAAAGGTCATTGCCAGATTATAGTGGACGTGGTTGGCATGAATCCAGAAAGCAAGTGATGAATGAATTTGGAGGGCTGAAGAGGTCCTATTATATGGATCCACAGCCACTGAACCATTTTGAGTGGCACCTTTATGAGTATGAGATTAGCAAGTGTGATGCATGTGCCTTGTACCGATTGGAACTGAAGCTTGTTGATGGTAAGAAAAACTCCAAGACAAAGGCAGCAAATGATTCAGTTGCGGATCTGCAGAAGCAGATGGGAAGGCTCTCTGCTGAGTTTCCACATGACAACAAAAGGGCTGCCAAAGGCAGAGCCAAAATCAACACCAAAGTTGGCATAGGTGGTGGTGTCTATTCAGCTTCACACAGAGTGACTCCACTGAATGGAACATATGAGTATGGGTTAGCTGCACCATATGACTATCTTGTTGACAACATGGGTGACTATTATGGAACATGA
- the LOC100806521 gene encoding transcription factor VOZ1 isoform X1 — MKKVPKNSCKSASHRLFKDKAKNRVDDLQLMFLDLQFARKESRTVDAAVLEEQVHQMLREWKAELNEPSPASSLQQGGSLGSFSTDICRLLQLCEEEDDASSQLAAPKPEPNDQTLQVGGKVMFQEGQQQHDFPFVDECKHFTSSVQNVAANNPDGHDLEYHQFDLHQDYDHGFYTGFNGTGYCEEDAIPHISSYLPSICPPPSAFLGPKCALWDCPRPAQGLDWCQDYCSSFHAALALNEGPPGMAPVLRPGGIGLKDNLLFAALSAKAQGKDVGIPECEGAATAKSPWNAPELFDLSVLEGETIREWLFFDKPRRAFESGNRKQRSLPDYSGRGWHESRKQVMNEFGGLKRSYYMDPQPLNHFEWHLYEYEISKCDACALYRLELKLVDGKKNSKTKAANDSVADLQKQMGRLSAEFPHDNKRAAKGRAKINTKVGIGGGVYSASHRVTPLNGTYEYGLAAPYDYLVDNMGDYYGT, encoded by the exons ATGAAGAAGGTTCCCAAGAATAGCTGCAAGTCTGCATCACACAGGCTCTTTAAGGACAAGGCGAAGAACCGCGTGGATGACTTGCAGCTGATGTTCCTGGATCTGCAGTTTGCTAGGAAGGAGAGCCGCACGGTCGATGCTGCGGTGCTTGAGGAGCAAGTCCATCAAATGCTTCGCGAGTGGAAGGCCGAGCTCAACGAGCCCTCACCTGCTTCTTCGCTGCAGCAA GGTGGCAGTCTTGGGTCATTCTCCACCGATATCTGTCGGCTATTGCAGCTTTGTGAGGAGGAAGACGATGCCTCTAGTCAGTTAGCTGCTCCTAAGCCTGAACCTAATGATCAGACTCTGCAGGTTGGGGGTAAGGTCATGTTCCAAGAG GGACAACAGCAACATGATTTCCCATTTGTTGATGAGTGCAAACACTTCACCTCAAGTGTTCAAAATGTGGCAGCTAACAACCCAGATGGACATGATTTAGAATATCATCAGTTTGATTTACATCAGGACTATGATCATGGCTTTTATACTGGTTTTAATGGTACAGGTTATTGTGAGGAGGATGCTATTCCTCATATATCTAGCTACCTACCAAGTATCTGCCCTCCTCCTTCTGCTTTCTTAGGCCCAAAATGTGCACTTTGGGACTGTCCAAGGCCTGCACAAGGGTTGGACTGGTGTCAAGATTATTGCAGTAGCTTTCATGCTGCCCTAGCTCTGAATGAAGGGCCACCAGGCATGGCCCCAGTTCTACGACCTGGGGGCATTGGGTTGAAGGATAATTTACTTTTTGCTGCTCTTAGTGCAAAGGCACAAGGAAAGGATGTTGGCATCCCAGAATGTGAGGGAGCTGCAACTGCAAAGTCTCCATGGAATGCACCTG AGCTCTTTGATCTGTCTGTTCTTGAAGGTGAGACTATTAGGGAGTGGCTCTTCTTTGATAAGCCTCGAAGAGCATTTGAGAGTGGAAACAGAAAGCAAAGGTCATTGCCAGATTATAGTGGACGTGGTTGGCATGAATCCAGAAAGCAAGTGATGAATGAATTTGGAGGGCTGAAGAGGTCCTATTATATGGATCCACAGCCACTGAACCATTTTGAGTGGCACCTTTATGAGTATGAGATTAGCAAGTGTGATGCATGTGCCTTGTACCGATTGGAACTGAAGCTTGTTGATGGTAAGAAAAACTCCAAGACAAAGGCAGCAAATGATTCAGTTGCGGATCTGCAGAAGCAGATGGGAAGGCTCTCTGCTGAGTTTCCACATGACAACAAAAGGGCTGCCAAAGGCAGAGCCAAAATCAACACCAAAGTTGGCATAGGTGGTGGTGTCTATTCAGCTTCACACAGAGTGACTCCACTGAATGGAACATATGAGTATGGGTTAGCTGCACCATATGACTATCTTGTTGACAACATGGGTGACTATTATGGAACATGA